The Chthoniobacterales bacterium genome window below encodes:
- the atpD gene encoding F0F1 ATP synthase subunit beta has product MSHKGKIVQVIGPVVDVEFNPADGKIPAIYDALEIDHVVDGVSVNLVLEVQQHLGENWVRAIAMSSTEGLVRGKEVIATGAPISVPVGDAVLGRIFNVIGEPTDERGPVNAIKKYPIHRPAPPLVEQDTQATILETGIKVIDLICPFVKGGKAGAFGGAGVGKTVVILELINNIAKAHGGFSVFAGVGERTREGNDLYHEMSDAGVIKQDNLAESKVALVYGQMNEPPGARLRVALTALAMAEYFRDEKNQDVLLFIDNVFRFSQAGSEVSALLGRTPSAVGYQPTLAAEMGGLQERITSTTKGSITSVQAVYVPADDLTDPAPANTFAHLDSTLVLERSIAELGIYPAVDPLASTSKALAPDVVGEEHYKVARGVQVVLQRYKDLQDIIAILGMDELSPEDKLTVYRARKIQRFLSQPFHVAEVFTGTPGQYVSIQETIRGFKEILEGKHDDVPESNFYMKGGIDQIKE; this is encoded by the coding sequence ATGAGTCACAAAGGTAAAATCGTTCAGGTCATCGGCCCCGTCGTGGACGTTGAATTCAACCCGGCCGACGGCAAGATTCCCGCGATCTACGACGCGCTGGAGATCGACCACGTCGTCGACGGCGTTTCCGTCAATCTCGTCCTCGAGGTCCAGCAGCACCTCGGCGAAAACTGGGTGCGCGCCATCGCGATGTCCTCGACCGAAGGTCTCGTCCGCGGCAAGGAAGTCATCGCCACCGGCGCTCCGATCTCCGTTCCCGTCGGCGACGCCGTGCTCGGCCGGATCTTCAACGTCATCGGTGAACCCACCGACGAGCGTGGCCCGGTGAACGCGATCAAGAAGTATCCGATTCACCGCCCGGCCCCTCCGCTCGTCGAGCAGGACACCCAGGCCACCATTCTCGAGACCGGCATCAAGGTCATCGACCTCATCTGCCCGTTCGTGAAGGGCGGCAAGGCCGGTGCGTTCGGTGGTGCGGGCGTCGGCAAGACGGTCGTTATTCTCGAACTCATCAACAACATCGCCAAGGCCCACGGTGGTTTTTCGGTGTTTGCCGGCGTCGGCGAGCGCACCCGTGAAGGGAACGATCTCTATCATGAGATGAGCGATGCGGGCGTCATCAAGCAGGACAACCTCGCCGAGTCGAAGGTTGCGCTCGTTTACGGCCAGATGAACGAGCCCCCCGGCGCCCGTCTCCGCGTCGCACTCACCGCGCTCGCGATGGCGGAATACTTCCGCGACGAGAAGAATCAGGACGTGCTCCTCTTCATCGATAACGTCTTCCGTTTCTCGCAGGCCGGTTCCGAAGTGTCCGCGCTCCTCGGCCGCACCCCGTCCGCGGTGGGTTACCAGCCCACGCTCGCGGCGGAAATGGGCGGTCTCCAGGAACGCATCACCTCGACCACCAAGGGCTCGATCACGTCCGTGCAGGCCGTTTACGTGCCCGCGGACGACTTGACCGACCCCGCGCCGGCGAACACGTTCGCGCACCTCGACTCGACCCTCGTGCTCGAGCGCTCCATCGCGGAACTCGGCATCTATCCGGCCGTCGATCCGCTCGCTTCGACCTCGAAAGCGCTTGCGCCCGATGTCGTCGGCGAAGAGCACTACAAGGTCGCCCGTGGCGTGCAGGTCGTGCTCCAGCGCTACAAGGACCTGCAGGACATCATCGCGATTCTCGGCATGGACGAGCTTTCGCCGGAGGACAAGCTTACGGTCTATCGGGCTCGTAAGATCCAGCGTTTCCTCTCGCAGCCGTTCCACGTTGCCGAAGTCTTCACCGGCACGCCCGGCCAGTATGTCTCGATTCAGGAAACGATCCGCGGCTTCAAGGAAATTCTCGAGGGCAAGCACGACGATGTGCCCGAGAGCAATTTCTACATGAAGGGCGGCATCGACCAGATCAAGGAATAA
- the atpG gene encoding ATP synthase F1 subunit gamma: MPSTRDIRRRIKSVKNTAQITKAMQMVAASKMRRAQSTALAGHPYAQLLNRVLVSLNGRVNHSSHALLEDRVVRKELVVLISTDKGLCGGLNTNLFREALQFDAAKTDFVTIGRKGKQFLARTKRNIVADFELGDKPSFLEIKQISKFCIERFLTKDVDKVTVLFPLFVNTLTQTPRAFTLLPITPTILNKDLVDEKGDGSVFVFEPDEETILDAILPYSLHYGIYQTVLDARASEHSARMVAMKNATDNAKTLVKDLTLEYNKVRQAAITSELLEITTAQMALA, translated from the coding sequence GAATACGGCGCAGATCACGAAGGCCATGCAGATGGTCGCCGCGTCGAAGATGCGCCGGGCGCAGTCGACCGCGCTCGCCGGCCATCCCTACGCGCAGCTGCTCAACCGCGTGCTCGTTTCGCTGAACGGCCGTGTGAATCACTCGTCGCACGCGCTTCTCGAGGATCGTGTCGTCAGGAAGGAGCTCGTCGTGCTCATCAGCACGGACAAGGGCCTTTGCGGCGGTCTCAATACGAACCTGTTCCGTGAGGCTCTTCAGTTCGACGCGGCGAAGACCGATTTCGTGACCATCGGCCGCAAGGGCAAGCAGTTCCTCGCCCGCACGAAGCGCAACATCGTGGCGGACTTCGAGCTGGGCGACAAGCCGAGCTTCCTCGAGATCAAGCAGATCTCGAAGTTCTGCATCGAGCGCTTCCTCACGAAGGACGTCGACAAGGTCACCGTGCTGTTTCCGCTCTTCGTGAACACCCTTACGCAGACGCCGCGTGCGTTCACGCTACTGCCGATCACCCCGACGATCCTCAACAAGGATTTGGTGGACGAGAAGGGCGATGGCTCCGTCTTCGTGTTCGAGCCGGACGAGGAAACCATCCTCGATGCGATCCTTCCCTACTCGCTGCACTACGGCATTTATCAAACCGTGCTCGACGCCCGTGCCTCGGAACACAGCGCCCGCATGGTCGCGATGAAGAACGCGACCGACAACGCCAAGACATTGGTGAAAGACCTTACCCTCGAATACAACAAGGTCCGCCAGGCCGCGATCACGAGCGAACTGCTCGAAATCACCACCGCCCAGATGGCGTTGGCATAA